The Nitrogeniibacter aestuarii genome has a window encoding:
- a CDS encoding zinc transporter ZntB translates to MTDTAPTPAAAPADDLPVQHMRFDAHGKMLEANSPHQRFEWIHLKRGTPEAQAWLADSSLSPFLVQALTAEETRPRCIVDDEGTLLILRGVNLAAGAEPEDMVSIRLFCDGKRVVSVWRRPLLSMTDLLAAVGRGAGPVSPGDLIAKIALRLADRAEPIVAALNDKVDDLEDAVLDEDTTATRRDLADVRRMSILIRRFMFPQRDALTTLEIEDLPWMTRPDRTRVREASERTTRLAEELEAIRDRATVVHEQIMDMRAETMNRSMYALAIITAIFLPLGLLTGLLGINVGGIPGASDPDAFWVVCAILGALVVGQVALLRWLKVI, encoded by the coding sequence ATGACAGACACTGCGCCCACCCCTGCCGCTGCCCCCGCCGACGATCTGCCCGTGCAGCACATGCGCTTCGACGCCCACGGCAAGATGCTCGAAGCCAACTCGCCTCACCAGCGATTCGAATGGATTCACCTCAAGCGCGGCACACCCGAGGCGCAGGCGTGGCTGGCCGATTCGAGTCTGAGCCCGTTTCTCGTGCAGGCACTCACCGCTGAGGAAACGCGGCCGCGCTGCATCGTGGATGACGAAGGCACCTTGCTGATCCTGCGCGGGGTCAATCTGGCCGCGGGGGCCGAGCCCGAGGACATGGTGTCGATCCGTCTGTTCTGCGACGGCAAGCGGGTCGTCAGCGTGTGGCGACGACCGCTGCTGTCGATGACCGACCTGCTGGCCGCCGTCGGGCGCGGCGCCGGCCCGGTGAGCCCGGGCGACCTGATCGCCAAGATCGCCCTGCGCCTGGCCGATCGGGCCGAACCCATCGTGGCGGCGCTGAACGACAAGGTGGACGACCTGGAAGACGCGGTGCTCGATGAAGACACCACCGCCACCCGCCGCGATCTGGCCGATGTGCGGCGCATGTCGATTCTCATCCGCCGATTCATGTTCCCCCAGCGCGATGCGCTCACCACGCTGGAGATTGAAGACCTGCCCTGGATGACCCGCCCGGATCGCACCCGGGTGCGCGAGGCGAGCGAGCGCACCACGCGACTGGCCGAAGAACTCGAAGCCATCCGCGACCGGGCCACGGTGGTGCATGAGCAGATCATGGACATGCGCGCCGAGACCATGAACCGCAGCATGTACGCGCTGGCGATCATCACCGCCATCTTCCTGCCCCTGGGCCTGCTGACCGGTCTGCTGGGCATCAATGTAGGCGGGATTCCGGGAGCCAGCGACCCGGACGCCTTCTGGGTGGTGTGCGCCATCCTCGGCGCGCTGGTGGTAGGCCAGGTGGCGCTGTTGCGCTGGCTGAAGGTGATCTGA
- a CDS encoding acetoacetate decarboxylase — protein MNIGQIRENAWAMPVTSPSYPKGPYRFFNREFLVITYRTDPAKLRAVVPEPLTIEEPLVNYEFIRMPDSTGFGDYTESGQVIPVSHNGVAGNYTHAMYLNDHPATAGGRELWGFPKKIATPHLETFSDTLVGTLDYGPLRVATGTMGYKHAPLDAEALGRSLAKTPNYLLKVMPHVDGSARVCELVRFYLQDIQMKGAWSGPAALEFAAHARAPVAELPVLEVVGAKHFVADLTLGLGEVVFDYLE, from the coding sequence GTCACCAGCCCGTCCTACCCCAAGGGGCCTTACCGCTTCTTCAACCGGGAGTTTCTGGTGATCACCTACCGCACCGACCCGGCGAAACTGCGCGCCGTGGTGCCCGAGCCGCTCACCATTGAAGAACCGCTGGTGAACTACGAGTTCATCCGCATGCCCGACTCCACCGGCTTTGGTGACTACACCGAGTCCGGGCAGGTGATTCCGGTGAGCCACAACGGCGTGGCGGGCAACTACACCCACGCCATGTATCTGAACGACCACCCGGCCACCGCTGGCGGGCGCGAGCTGTGGGGCTTTCCGAAAAAGATCGCCACCCCGCATCTGGAGACCTTCTCCGACACCCTTGTGGGCACGCTCGACTACGGCCCACTGCGCGTGGCCACCGGCACCATGGGCTACAAGCACGCGCCGCTGGACGCCGAGGCCCTGGGGCGCTCGCTGGCGAAGACGCCCAACTACCTGCTCAAGGTCATGCCCCATGTGGATGGCAGCGCGCGGGTGTGCGAGCTGGTGCGCTTCTACCTGCAGGACATCCAGATGAAAGGCGCGTGGAGCGGCCCGGCCGCGCTGGAATTCGCCGCCCATGCCCGCGCCCCGGTGGCCGAGCTGCCGGTGCTGGAGGTGGTCGGGGCCAAACACTTTGTGGCCGACCTGACCCTCGGCCTGGGCGAGGTGGTGTTCGACTACCTCGAGTAA
- a CDS encoding YiiX/YebB-like N1pC/P60 family cysteine hydrolase has product MGPLSTWIGTRLGRWLSHERHQHEATPVVSRAALADALSPGDVLLVDGSTRISTAIKYLTQSTWSHAALYIGDDGAQAHQFIEADLVEGVRQVGLDTFAGRHCRICRPVGLSPEEIDALVAFARRRLGNRYDLRNVIDLARYLLPMPPLPVRWRRRMIALGSGDPTRAICSTLIAECFHSVRYPILPMVEQRDDTRPDCPGCVAEILHIRHHSLFAPRDFDVSPYFRIVKPALAPGFDPHAVVWSDERP; this is encoded by the coding sequence ATGGGACCACTGAGCACCTGGATCGGCACCCGCCTGGGGCGCTGGCTGAGCCATGAACGCCATCAGCACGAGGCGACGCCCGTGGTCAGTCGCGCCGCACTGGCCGACGCCCTGTCGCCCGGTGACGTGCTGCTGGTGGACGGCAGCACCCGCATCAGCACCGCCATCAAATACCTTACCCAGTCCACCTGGTCACACGCGGCGCTCTACATCGGTGACGATGGCGCGCAGGCGCATCAGTTCATCGAGGCGGATCTGGTGGAGGGTGTGCGTCAGGTCGGGCTCGACACCTTTGCGGGGCGGCACTGCCGCATCTGCCGCCCGGTGGGGCTGTCACCGGAGGAGATCGATGCACTCGTCGCCTTTGCCCGGCGGCGTCTGGGCAACCGCTACGACCTGCGTAACGTGATCGATCTGGCGCGCTACCTGTTGCCCATGCCACCATTACCGGTGCGCTGGCGGCGGCGCATGATCGCCCTGGGCAGTGGCGACCCGACCCGCGCCATCTGCTCTACTCTGATTGCCGAATGCTTCCACTCGGTGCGCTACCCGATTCTGCCCATGGTCGAGCAACGTGACGATACGCGCCCCGATTGCCCCGGCTGCGTGGCCGAGATTCTGCATATCCGCCATCACAGTCTGTTCGCACCACGCGATTTCGACGTTTCCCCCTACTTTCGCATCGTCAAACCGGCGCTGGCGCCGGGCTTTGATCCGCATGCCGTGGTCTGGTCCGACGAACGGCCGTAA
- a CDS encoding PEP-CTERM sorting domain-containing protein — protein sequence MNPIIKMSLAITVASFMATAHAIPIGVTAATLTPGTGYGVDSQESASSTYLDTRFTSLFTPPQSFSLNAVGDVFTFAVANVSFREPTTHSAGNNGQLSIVAGETDNLGLDLEFTFSGPFAVTATLSAQGWADPGKISDGKVDYALYWSPLEMAFGTGGLLEISLSDLMFTDVGDQTLNASITLRALPQTINAAAIQATAVPEPASIALVGLGLAGAGVFRRRKTSER from the coding sequence ATGAACCCGATCATCAAGATGTCACTGGCGATTACCGTCGCCAGCTTCATGGCAACAGCGCACGCCATCCCCATCGGCGTCACGGCAGCGACCCTGACGCCCGGCACCGGCTATGGTGTGGATAGCCAGGAGAGTGCCAGCAGTACCTATCTCGACACACGTTTCACCAGTCTCTTTACCCCGCCACAGTCGTTTTCCCTCAATGCGGTCGGCGATGTCTTCACCTTTGCCGTGGCAAACGTCAGCTTCCGGGAACCGACCACCCACTCAGCCGGCAACAACGGGCAACTGTCCATCGTCGCTGGCGAGACCGACAACCTCGGCCTCGACCTAGAATTCACCTTTTCCGGTCCGTTCGCGGTCACAGCGACCCTGAGCGCGCAAGGCTGGGCGGACCCCGGCAAGATCAGTGACGGTAAAGTCGATTACGCGCTGTACTGGTCACCGCTGGAGATGGCCTTCGGCACGGGCGGCCTGCTGGAAATCAGCCTGTCGGACCTGATGTTCACCGACGTGGGCGACCAGACCCTGAACGCGAGCATCACCCTGCGCGCGCTGCCACAGACGATCAACGCCGCTGCCATCCAGGCCACCGCCGTGCCGGAGCCGGCATCGATTGCGCTGGTGGGCCTCGGCCTGGCCGGCGCAGGCGTCTTCCGCCGTCGGAAGACATCTGAGCGCTGA
- a CDS encoding FAD-dependent monooxygenase, with product MNTPNTDTDVLIVGAGPVGLFMANECARRGLRWRIVEARRGLSEHSKALAIFPRTLEVFDMAGIAEPFVESANRVTSVRVMTHGRSLAHLPFRPEDSPYPFIAMVPQNLTEAHLADALTSRGGHIDFDTRFEHATQGTGMGMVHVQLKRHGEPEFVSTTYLVACDGAHSTVRKDLGLPFRGGEYAEQFMLADIETDAPCPHDELLVCPHEDGPLAIFPMSATHHRVVASVKQVDDEVPHLALVQRLLNERAPGGIRAAGLIWSSYFHIHHRRVPHLRQGNTFLAGDAAHIHSPFGGQGMNTGLQDAWNLVWKLDLTLKGHGTRALIDSYDEERTPVIRHVVGITDVLTRAMASTNPVVRGLRDRMIPLAAGRPGVQHAVVQQLSELGIDYHGSPIVTGDAPRYLDDSLRGGQGIVSRYLLLMGKDLSASLQLAARHMALAFKDVLEVRFGSQHGIALVRPDGYLAYQGHRGEGMSALEKIFSLLERQAH from the coding sequence ATGAACACCCCCAACACCGATACCGATGTGCTGATCGTGGGCGCCGGCCCGGTCGGCCTCTTCATGGCCAACGAATGCGCCCGGCGCGGCCTGCGCTGGCGCATTGTTGAAGCGCGCCGTGGCCTCTCCGAACATTCCAAGGCGCTGGCGATCTTCCCGCGCACGCTGGAAGTATTCGACATGGCCGGCATTGCCGAGCCCTTTGTCGAGAGTGCCAACCGGGTCACCTCGGTACGCGTCATGACGCACGGCCGCAGCCTGGCGCACCTGCCCTTCCGGCCCGAGGACAGCCCCTACCCTTTCATTGCCATGGTGCCGCAGAACCTCACCGAGGCCCATCTGGCCGACGCGCTCACCTCGCGCGGTGGCCACATCGACTTCGACACCCGCTTCGAGCACGCCACGCAGGGCACGGGCATGGGCATGGTGCATGTACAGCTCAAGCGCCACGGCGAACCCGAGTTCGTCTCCACCACCTATCTGGTGGCCTGCGACGGCGCCCACAGCACGGTACGCAAGGATCTGGGCCTGCCCTTTCGCGGCGGCGAATATGCCGAGCAGTTCATGCTCGCCGACATCGAAACCGACGCCCCCTGCCCACACGACGAGCTGCTCGTCTGCCCGCATGAGGACGGCCCGCTGGCGATCTTTCCCATGAGTGCGACCCATCACCGGGTGGTCGCCAGCGTGAAGCAGGTGGATGACGAGGTGCCGCACCTCGCCCTCGTGCAACGCCTGCTCAATGAACGCGCCCCCGGTGGCATCCGCGCCGCCGGCCTGATCTGGAGCAGCTATTTCCACATCCACCATCGCCGGGTGCCACACCTGCGCCAGGGCAATACCTTTCTGGCCGGCGACGCGGCCCACATCCACAGCCCCTTCGGCGGCCAGGGCATGAACACCGGCCTGCAGGACGCGTGGAATCTGGTGTGGAAGCTGGATCTGACCCTCAAGGGCCACGGCACGCGCGCCCTGATCGACAGTTACGATGAAGAACGCACGCCGGTGATCCGCCATGTGGTGGGCATCACCGATGTGCTCACCCGTGCCATGGCCTCGACCAATCCGGTGGTGCGCGGCCTGCGCGACCGCATGATTCCGCTCGCGGCCGGGCGACCCGGCGTACAGCACGCGGTGGTCCAGCAGCTCTCCGAACTGGGCATCGACTACCACGGCAGCCCCATCGTGACCGGCGACGCCCCGCGCTACCTGGACGACAGCCTGCGCGGCGGCCAGGGCATCGTCAGCCGCTACCTGCTGCTCATGGGCAAGGACCTGAGCGCCTCGCTGCAGCTGGCCGCCCGCCACATGGCGCTGGCCTTCAAGGACGTGCTGGAGGTGCGCTTCGGCAGCCAGCACGGCATCGCGCTGGTGCGCCCCGACGGCTACCTGGCCTACCAGGGGCATCGCGGCGAGGGCATGTCGGCGCTGGAGAAGATCTTCAGCCTGCTGGAGCGCCAGGCGCACTGA
- a CDS encoding inorganic diphosphatase, with product MNTHAGFGPASPSSTSTPPLLEIVIEVPRGSFLKRGSSGHIDFISPLPCPFNYGSVPDMIGLEGDLLDALVLGPRLPYEARITLPVWGAVTLMDRGMIDDKLICCAHEPSAADIETVLRFFSFYARCKWWLNLVRGRSGRNACEGWISATEAIARARPRTEAWAGPDVTY from the coding sequence ATGAACACGCACGCCGGATTCGGGCCGGCATCACCCTCAAGTACATCGACGCCCCCCCTGCTGGAGATTGTCATCGAGGTGCCGCGCGGCAGCTTTCTCAAGCGCGGGTCGAGTGGGCATATCGACTTCATCTCCCCGTTGCCGTGCCCGTTCAACTACGGCTCGGTGCCCGACATGATCGGGCTTGAGGGGGACCTGCTCGACGCCCTCGTACTCGGACCGCGGCTGCCTTACGAGGCGCGCATCACGCTGCCGGTCTGGGGGGCGGTTACGCTCATGGATCGGGGCATGATCGACGACAAGCTCATCTGCTGCGCGCATGAGCCGAGTGCGGCCGACATTGAAACGGTGCTGCGCTTCTTCAGCTTTTACGCCAGGTGCAAGTGGTGGCTCAATCTCGTGCGCGGTCGCAGTGGCCGCAACGCCTGCGAGGGCTGGATCAGCGCGACCGAGGCCATCGCGCGGGCGCGCCCGCGGACCGAGGCATGGGCAGGGCCGGATGTCACCTACTGA
- a CDS encoding zf-HC2 domain-containing protein, which translates to MKSCKDITALVSASLDRKLSARERLQVRFHLLFCTGCTRFERQLQFMRRAFKRRFGERD; encoded by the coding sequence ATGAAGTCGTGCAAGGACATCACCGCCCTGGTGTCGGCCTCGCTCGACCGCAAACTGTCGGCCCGGGAGCGACTGCAGGTGCGATTCCATCTGTTGTTCTGCACCGGTTGCACCCGCTTCGAACGGCAGTTGCAGTTCATGCGCCGGGCGTTCAAGCGGCGCTTCGGGGAGCGCGACTAG
- a CDS encoding tetratricopeptide repeat protein, producing the protein MIIKDQNRPYIAAGLIILISLGFAGYRAFKGSPLSPAREEAIAIHEFQNGQGREAAPLFKQLATKDDSTAEYYLGEMYRLGDGVPRSGPEAVKWLTRAAEAGNTEAARQLGLLYLNGDDAVQDLSKARHWFNQAALHQDAIALRHLGTMNAQGLAGPADPILAYADYAAAAYEGDSVAVDLRDRQALSLTAEEQAHAESLARTLTKRDAAPAKAAATSSTHTGTPAHTTAPSGTASHTAQAQR; encoded by the coding sequence ATGATCATCAAAGACCAGAACCGCCCCTACATTGCAGCGGGGCTCATCATCCTCATTTCGCTCGGCTTTGCCGGCTATCGCGCCTTCAAGGGCAGCCCCCTGAGCCCGGCGCGGGAAGAGGCCATTGCCATCCACGAATTCCAGAACGGCCAGGGCCGCGAAGCAGCGCCGCTGTTCAAACAGCTGGCGACCAAAGACGATTCCACGGCCGAGTACTACCTGGGCGAGATGTACCGCCTGGGGGACGGCGTGCCGCGCAGCGGGCCCGAGGCCGTCAAATGGCTCACCCGCGCCGCCGAGGCCGGCAATACCGAAGCCGCCCGCCAGCTCGGCCTGCTCTACCTGAACGGTGACGACGCGGTGCAAGACCTTTCCAAGGCGCGCCACTGGTTCAACCAGGCCGCCCTGCACCAGGACGCCATCGCCCTGCGCCACCTGGGCACCATGAATGCCCAGGGCCTGGCCGGCCCGGCCGATCCGATCCTCGCCTATGCCGACTACGCCGCCGCGGCCTATGAGGGCGACAGCGTGGCCGTCGATCTGCGCGACCGGCAAGCGCTCTCGCTCACCGCCGAGGAGCAGGCCCACGCCGAGTCGCTGGCCCGCACGCTCACCAAACGGGACGCCGCCCCAGCCAAGGCCGCTGCGACATCCAGCACACACACCGGCACCCCCGCACACACGACGGCGCCATCCGGCACCGCCTCACACACCGCCCAGGCCCAGCGCTGA
- the nrtS gene encoding nitrate/nitrite transporter NrtS has translation MSSPRRFIHHWARRATLFPAARLALVVGTVLNTINQGSAIMAGQPPSWPHLLLNYVVPFCVASYTVTRQRMLIDTACRS, from the coding sequence ATGTCGTCCCCCCGCCGATTCATTCACCACTGGGCGCGCCGCGCCACCCTGTTCCCCGCCGCGCGGCTGGCGCTGGTGGTGGGTACGGTGCTCAACACCATCAACCAGGGTTCCGCCATCATGGCGGGGCAGCCGCCGTCGTGGCCCCATCTGCTGCTCAACTATGTGGTGCCCTTCTGTGTGGCCAGCTACACCGTAACCCGCCAACGCATGCTCATCGATACGGCCTGCCGCTCATGA